In the Streptomyces sp. NBC_00525 genome, one interval contains:
- a CDS encoding DUF4232 domain-containing protein: protein MSAPKTEQASVMGPLTRTSAAPGPFEHAPRPRGRGAAGRRRARRLLVPVAMMSLALVAAGCDDGSVTGGPATAPTATHAGDTDPSQAPSQPPATASSPAAASSPAPPSPSRAATGTPDPDTGADAAGPGRCTAQGLGMGVRPADGGAGQVYYRLTFVNKSARSCALNGFPGVSLIQRDGGVIGVPAQRDGAAKGPTVLAPGKTAHVFLHTLNRGIADGGCWKRADYLRVYPPGSKEALTLRDPQVRICGDRFTTTSVEG from the coding sequence TTGAGCGCACCGAAAACCGAGCAGGCGTCCGTCATGGGCCCACTGACTCGCACCTCCGCCGCCCCCGGACCGTTCGAGCACGCGCCTCGTCCGCGCGGACGCGGGGCGGCCGGAAGACGGCGTGCGCGCCGCCTGCTCGTGCCCGTCGCGATGATGTCGCTCGCACTCGTCGCGGCGGGCTGTGACGACGGTTCCGTGACGGGCGGCCCGGCCACCGCCCCGACCGCCACCCACGCCGGGGACACCGACCCCTCGCAGGCCCCGTCGCAGCCGCCGGCCACCGCTTCCTCCCCGGCCGCCGCTTCGTCCCCCGCGCCCCCGTCGCCCTCCCGCGCGGCGACCGGGACGCCGGACCCGGACACGGGGGCCGACGCCGCAGGTCCCGGCCGGTGCACGGCACAGGGCCTGGGCATGGGCGTGCGGCCGGCGGACGGGGGCGCCGGGCAGGTGTACTACCGGCTCACCTTCGTCAACAAGTCGGCGCGCTCCTGCGCCCTCAACGGCTTCCCCGGGGTGTCCCTGATCCAGCGGGACGGCGGCGTCATCGGCGTACCGGCCCAGCGGGACGGTGCCGCGAAGGGGCCGACCGTGCTCGCTCCCGGGAAGACGGCACACGTTTTCCTGCACACGCTGAACCGGGGGATCGCGGACGGCGGCTGCTGGAAGCGGGCCGACTATCTGCGGGTCTACCCTCCGGGCTCCAAGGAGGCGCTCACCCTGCGCGATCCGCAGGTCCGCATCTGCGGCGACCGCTTCACCACCACCTCCGTCGAGGGCTGA